The nucleotide window TTCGTCGGACAGCTGCTTTACCTGCGCCTTGCTCATGTAGCGGGGCCGGCCCAGGCTCACGGTCATGATAAAGTACACGGCCTTGTAGCCGTACTTGTCCAGCGTAGGTTTGGCCACCGTGAACTGGTCGAGGTCCGTGTCATCGAAGGTGAGCATGATGGGCTTGCTCGGCAGCTTGGCTCCCGTAGTGAGGTAAGCGTAAAGCTGGTCGGGCAGAATGGTGTGGTAGCCCGAGTCGGCCAGCATCTTCATCTGGGCCTTGAACTGGGCTACCGGAACAATGTAGTCCTTAGCACCTTTTGAGTCCTTAGCACGCCAGTCGCGGATTTGGTGGTAGCACAGAATGGGCACCTGGGGCCGGGCAAGTACGGCGGCGGCATCGGCACGTTGGGCCGCCGGGATTTCGCCGGGACTGGGGGCCGTAGTAGTGGCATCAACCGGGGCGGCGGGAGCAGCCTTTGCGGCGGAGTCGGCAGGTACAGCGGCGGCCGTGGGGTTTTCTGAGGTAGTGGCGGGCTTGGTTTCGCAGCTGGAAAGCAGCAGGCCGGCGGCCAGGGAAGCCGAAGCCAGGGAAAGCGGGGTGCGGAAGCGAATCATGGAATCAGTTCGACGAAGAAGCAAAAACGGCTCTTCATCAGCGAAAAGGGAGAAATGGCGGGAAGCCGGGCGTTGTGTACCTTTGCCGGGGCTCGTCCACTCTACAAAACAACAGCTTATTCTCCGCATGGACAAACTACAAGGTACCGGCGTGGCCCTGGTTACCCCGTTTACCGCCTCCGACCACGCCATCGACTACCCCGCCCTGCGCCGGTTGGTGGACTTCATTATTGAGGGCGGGGCCGAGTACCTGGTCATCAATGGCACCACGGCCGAGTCGCCCACGCTCACGGCGGAGGAGCGCAAAGGCATTCTGGATGTAGTACGCCAGCAAACCAAGGGCCGCGTACCGCTGGTCTACGGCATTGGCGGCAACGATACGGCCGCCGTGGAGCAGCAGTTGCGCACCATGGACCTGGCGGGCGTCTCGGCTATTCTGTCGGTGAGCCCGGCCTACAACAAGCCCAGTCAGGCGGGCATAATCCAGCACTACTTGCGCTTGGCCGAAGCCTCACCCCTGCCCATTATCCTTTACAACGTGCCGGGCCGTACCATGTCCAACATGACGGCGGCTACCACCCTGCGCCTGGCGCAGCACCCCAACATTCTGGGTATCAAGGAAGCCAGTGGCAATCTGGAGCAGTGCATGGCCATTGCCAAAGGCAAGCCCCACGGCTTCCTGCTCATCAGCGGCGACGACCTGATGACCACGGCCCTGGTGTCTTTCGGGGCCGTCGGCGTGATTTCGGTGCTGGCCAATGCCTTCCCCAAGCGGTTCTGCGACATGACTCGCGCCGCCCTGGTCGGGGACTTCCCCAAGGCCAGCAAGCTGCTTTTCGACTTCCTCGAAATCAACCCGCTGATGTACGAGGAAAGCAACCCCGTAGGCGTGAAGGCCGCGCTGGCCAGCCTGGGCCTCTGCTCACCCGCTGTGCGCCTGCCGCTGGTCGAAGCTTCGGAAGGACTGAAGGAGCGCGTGCAGAAGCTGCTGTAGGCCCTTTGGGGCCTCACCCCCGGCCCCTCTCCCGTGGAGAGGGGAGCCTAAGGAAACAAGTCCTCGGCTCACCAGCCGAGGACTTATCGTGTAAAAGCAATTTCGTTAGTTGGTAGCAGCTG belongs to Hymenobacter sp. J193 and includes:
- a CDS encoding polysaccharide deacetylase family protein gives rise to the protein MIRFRTPLSLASASLAAGLLLSSCETKPATTSENPTAAAVPADSAAKAAPAAPVDATTTAPSPGEIPAAQRADAAAVLARPQVPILCYHQIRDWRAKDSKGAKDYIVPVAQFKAQMKMLADSGYHTILPDQLYAYLTTGAKLPSKPIMLTFDDTDLDQFTVAKPTLDKYGYKAVYFIMTVSLGRPRYMSKAQVKQLSDEGNVIGSHTWDHHNVKKYEGQDWVTQIEKPTKTLEEITGKKINYFAYPFGLWRPESIPELKKRGMDAAFILAEKRDQQDPLYTIRRIIASGYWSPRTLHNSIVQSF
- the dapA gene encoding 4-hydroxy-tetrahydrodipicolinate synthase, with amino-acid sequence MDKLQGTGVALVTPFTASDHAIDYPALRRLVDFIIEGGAEYLVINGTTAESPTLTAEERKGILDVVRQQTKGRVPLVYGIGGNDTAAVEQQLRTMDLAGVSAILSVSPAYNKPSQAGIIQHYLRLAEASPLPIILYNVPGRTMSNMTAATTLRLAQHPNILGIKEASGNLEQCMAIAKGKPHGFLLISGDDLMTTALVSFGAVGVISVLANAFPKRFCDMTRAALVGDFPKASKLLFDFLEINPLMYEESNPVGVKAALASLGLCSPAVRLPLVEASEGLKERVQKLL